The DNA region CAAGCCAGCAGCCGCAGCAGGGCGCCGCTCGCCACGAGCGCGCCGACGGCCGCCCCCCAAGCAAACGGGCTGACGGGTCCGGCCCGCCAAGCGGCGAGGGCGTAGTTGCACAGCGCCACGCCGCCGACCAGCACCCATGGCGTGGCGCCCTCAAACAGGCGGGGCAACTTCTGGGCGTAGAGCGCCTCAACACGCCGCCGCGCCTCGGCGGCCGTCGCCTCGGCCCGCTGCTGAACCGCTTCCACCGCCGGCGTGTCGGCCGGCTGGGGCGGGGAGGGCGTTGTCAACTTGCTGACGTCGGTCGCGCTGGAGAACTGGCGCCGCGACTTGAGGATGGCGACCGTGTCGCCGGCGAGCGCTTCGAGGCTCCGCCACGCCGCCCCCAGGGGCGCCAGCGCCTGCTCCCGCCTCTGGGCCGGCTCGTCCTTGCGGGCCTCGTAGATGCTGAGGGTCTCGAACGCCACGCGACGCTGCAGCTCGAGCGCCTCGGCCTCGGTTGCGCCGCGCTGCGTTTCAGCCGCGGAACGGACGCCGTGGTACTCCGCCTGTACCGCTTCGCGACGGGCGTTGAGATCCTTGTCGAGTTCCGCGACCGCCGCGGCGTGTCGCGATTCGGCCTCGTTGGTCGTGGCGGCGTGGGCCCGCACGATCGCGTCGGCCTCGCGACGGAATCGCTCGTGGGCGAGCCGTGTTTCGGACGACTGCGCGATCGCGATCCGCTGCTCGGCCTCGTGACGATCGGTGGCGAGCCGCTGCAGGCGCGCGAGCAGCGCTGCTTGACGTTGGGTCGAGAGTTCGGGCGCCGCGGCCATGCCTACCCTGGGTCACGAGTGCGAGGACTGGTTCCCACTAAGGATAGCGGATTATCGGGCTATTGGTCTGCATCGCGTTGCGCCTCGCCGGCGATCAGGGCGAGCCTGCCGATCGCGTCGAGCGTCCCCTTAATCACCGGGGCCATCGGCTCGATCCGGTCCTCAAACACCGCCCGGCTTACCGGGTCGTTCCAATCTGCCGACGCGGACTCGTACGCCAGCAGCAGGTCTTCGTACGCCTGGCGGATGCGGCCGGCGCCCGTTTCTAGATCAACGCGTCTCACGTGGGCTCCTCGCTTATCGGTCCTGGCGCCTCGGAGGGGGCGGCAGCCGGCGGAGCCGACGCGCGGCCCGAGGCGTACCGGCTAAGGCTCGCCAGCACCCGGTCGAGCGCCGCCACGGCCGCGGGCGCCTCGACGTCGGCAAGCTGCTTGAGGCTGTTGACCCGTCCCCGGTATTCGTCCAGCTCGTGCTGCAGGTCGCGCACCCACTCGCGCAGACGCTGGAACTTGGCCTCGCAATACGCCTGCCGTTGCTCGGCCCGGCGGAGCGCCTTCCGCTGCTCGACGCACGCCGGACGCTCGTCCGCGACGGGGTACATGAGCTTGCGGTTGAGCTCGGCCCGGGCCTGGGCGACCTCGTCCCAGCTACGTCGCAACTGCTCGCGCCAGTAGCCGGGGCGGTCGTGCTCGATCCAGTCCAGCAGCCGCCTGAGTTCCGTCTCGATCTCATCGAGGCCCAACCTTACCTGATCGGCAAAGTTGACCGCCGCGGCCCGCACCGCCAGGATCGCATCGGTCGAGCGGACGTTGGCCGACATAGGGGCGAGGGGTTAGGGGCGAGAGGCGTGGACGTTGCGCGCGGAGAGTCCGAACATTGCTTGCGCGTTCTCGCCCCTCACCTCTGCTGCAGGTACTCGTCGATGCGGTCTGCCTTGCGGAGCAGGAACGGCGCATGGTCGTTCGTCGATTCAACGTAGCGCGCGATCGCCTTGGTTTGTTCCTCGAAGTCCTCGACAAACTTCTTGTGCTCCTGGTCACGCCAGGTGGCGCTCAGGGCATGGAGCTGCGCGCTCAGCGCGCCCATCCGCTCCTCCAACTCCTGATTGAACTTGCGCAGGTTGTTGGCGAAGCGCCGAAGCTCGGCCGGGTCAACGATGGCTTGCGACATACCGAGGCCCCTTGAAATAGCTCGCCGGCGCAGGTCGCGCAGCGACTCCTGAGGTGTTTCGTCCGCTCACCTGTTTGCTATTGCGTCGCCGGTTCGCCAGCCCCCAGGGTCCAGCGGCCGACCGCCCGCTATCGGGCGGTCGCCGACGCCGTGGCGGCTTTCGACGCGCGTCCGGCCGACTCGCCGGTTGCCTCTTCGTAGCACTCCACCAACAAGGCCGCCGCCTGGCGGATCTGGTCTTCGGTGTGGAGCGCGTTGATGAAGAACCGCAGGCGGGCGCGTTCCTCTTCGACGGCGGGGTGCAGGATCGGCTGCACGTTGACGCCGCGGGCGAACATCATCCTCGAGAGCCGGATCGCCAGGATCGAGTTGCCGGTAATGATCGGCACGATCGGCGTGCCGCCGCTCATCCCGGTGTTCAGCCCCGCTTGCTTCGCCAGCGACAGGAACAGCTCGGAGTTACGCCGGAGCCGCTCTACACGCTGGGGCTCGGCCAGCAGCAGTTGCAACGCTTTCAGGGCCGCCGCGGTGTCGGGTGGCGAGAGGCCCGTGCTGAACACGAAGCCGGGGGCGGTGTACTTGAGGTAGCGGATCATCTCGGCGCTGCCGGCGATGTAGCCGCCGCTCGACCCGAGCCCCTTCGACAGGGTCCCCATCCAGATGTCGACGTCCCCGGGGCTGAGGTCGGCGTACTCGGACATCCCCAGGCCGCGCTCGCCCATGGTCCCCAGCGAGTGGGCCTCGTCGACGTACAGGTTGCACTGGTGCTCGTTCTTCAGTTCGACGAACTTGCGGATGTCGCAGAAGTCGCCGTCCATGCTGTAGACCCCCTCGACGGCGATCAGCACGCGGCGGTACTCGCCGCGGTAGCGCTCGAGCAGCTCGGCGCACGCTTGATGGTCGTTGTGGGGGAAGGCCCGGCGGAGCGCGCCGGAGAGGCGGGCGCCCTGCACGATGCTGTTGTGGGCCAGCGAGTCGTGCAGCACCAGGTCGCCTGGGCCGAACAAGTGCCCGATCACCGTCTCGTTGGTGGCGTGCCCGCCGACCATCGCGATCGCGTCTTCTGCGTGCAACGTCTTGGAGATCAGTTGCTCAAGCTCGAGGTGGATTGTCTTTTCGCCCGAGACGAGCCGGCTCGCAGAAACGCTGGTGCCGAAGCGGTCGACCGCTGCTTTGGTCGCCGTGGCGACGGCGGGGTCCCCAGACATGCCGAGGTAGTTGAAGCTGCTGAAATTGATGTACTCGCGGCCGCCGATCAGGGCGGTGTCGTTCGTCAGGCCTTCGTGCACCGTGAAGTAGGGGTTGCCGAAACCGGCCCCTTCGGCCATCCGGATGCTCTCTGCCAGACGCTGGTACTCCGGGCTTTCCGCGAAGTTGTAGTCGCCGGGAAGCACCTGACGGGCCGTGGGCTTCGTGGCGTCGGGCGAGACGAGGTGCTGCTCGACCGCGCGAACCACGTCGCGGCAGGTCTCCATCCCCAAGATGGCTTCTTCCGGGAATCGCCCGCCGAAGTCGTCTTCCAACGCGGCGACAATCTCCATCCGCTCAAGCGAGTCGAGCCCGAGCGACGGGATATCGGAGTCGAGCGTCAGCCCGGCGGAGCGTTCCTTGGCCACCGCCCGAACCGTCGCCAACACGCGGTCGACAATGTCGGTGCGCTCGGTCGCGGCTGGGGCCTTGCGCGGGGGCTGGCCGTTCGTGTCGGCGGTCGCCGCCGGCGGGGCGGGGGGGGTGGGTTCGGTCGCATCGGCGTCGGCCGCGGCGCGACGTCGGCCGTGCACCGTGACGCCCCCCGTGGCGGACCATTCGGCGGACACCGAAAGCGTCCCGTCCAGGTACGCCTGGCGGCACGCGTGCCGCTGGATCTTTCCGCTGGAGGTCTTCGGGATGGAGTTGGGCTTGATCAACACAATCGCGGCGGGCGCCACGTCGTGCATCTCAGAGATCGCCTTGCGGACCGCGGTGAACACTTCCTCGATGTCGATCCGCCGGTCGCGGCCCGCTTCGTGCACCAGCACCAGCTTCTCGCGGCCATCCTCACCGACGGTGAACGCGGCCCCGCTCGAGGGGGGGAGGTACGGGTGGGCGTGCTCGACCGTCAGCTCCAGGTCCTGCGGGTAGTGATTGGCGCCGTTGATGATGATCAGGTCTTTCAGCCGGCCGCTGATGAACAGCTCGTCGCCGTCCAGGAATCCAAGGTCGCCGGTGCGGAGGAACGGCCCGCGGCCCGACGCGGTGGTGGCGGCGAAGGTTTCGCGCGACAGCTCGTCGCGGCGCCAGTAGCCCTGCGCTACGCTCGGGCCGGCAACCCACACCTCGCCGACGATCCGCTCGGGCTGCTCCTCGTGCGTCTCCGGGTCGACGATCGCCACGCGCTGACCGGTGGAAGTGACGCCAGAGCTAACGACGGTGAGCGCCGCCCCGCCTGTCGAGTCGGCCATCGAGCGGGCGACGCCCTGCTTCATGGCTTCGGCGTCGTACGACCGCACCACCGGCTCGCTGTACTTATCGGACGCGGTCACCATCAGCGTCGATTCGGCCAAACCGTAGCAGGTGAGGAAGCCCCGGGACTGGAAGCCGGCCACGGCAAACTTGCGGCTGAACTTCTCCATCGTCTCGGCCCGCACCGGCTCCGCGCCGTTGAAGGCGACGGACCATTGGCTCAGGTCGAGCGTTGCCGCTTCTTCGTCGCTGATGCGCTCGGCGGCGAGCTCGTAGGCGAAGTTCGGCCCGCCGCTGATTACCGCCCCGGTGTCCGACACCGCCTTGAGCCACCGAAGCGGCTTCTGCAGGAAGTGCGTCGGCGTCATCAGCGTGTTGGGCCGCGCAAAGTAGATCGGCTGGATCACGCCGCCGATCAGCCCCATGTCGTGGTACAGCGGCAGCCAGGTGACCCCTTGGCCGCTGGTGGTCGGTTTGAAGGCGTCGGAGATGTACTTCGTGTTGCTCAGCAGGTTGCCGTGGCTGAGCATGACCCCCTTCGGCGTGCCGGTGGAGCCGGACGTGTACTGCAGGAACGCAAGCGTGTCGGGCGTGACCCGCGTGCGACGCCATTTGTCTCCGATGCTGACGTCGAGCTTGTCGGTGCTGATCCAGGGCACGTCCAGCAGCGCCGGCTGGTCGTGGATCATGGGCTCGATCCGCGCCCACGCTTCTGCGGTGGTCAGCGCCACCTTCGGAGAGGCGTCTTTCAGGATCGACTGGATGCGCGTCAGGTTGCGGTTGCGACGCGGCGGGTAGGCCGGCACGGCCACCACGCCGGCGTACAGGCAGCCGAAGAACGCCGCGATGAAATCGAGCCCCGACGGGTAGAGCAGCAGCGCGCGCTCACCGGCCAGGTTGCGGCCCTGCAGCTCCGTGGCCACGGCGCGCGCCTTCGCGTCGAGCTGGCCGTAGTTGATGTGTTGGCGCTGCGTCTCGCCATCCACGAGGAAAGTAAAGGCGCGCTCGCCCGGGTAGCGGGTAGCGCGTTCCCGCAGCAACGACACCAGGTCGGGGGCGTCGCTTGGGATGGTCAGCGGTTCAAAGCCTTGCCAAGTCACGCCGGTCCAAACTCCAGGGAAGGCTGGGCAGAAAGGTTGCGGAGCGTCGAAAAGCATGCGGTGCTCGACAGGTCTTATTAAAATGGAATGACTGGGCAATTTCTAGCGCCGAATCGCCGAACTGGTCAGAAAGTCGCCCAGACGCCGGCCTTACCCATATCGTCGCCTGCCGCCGGCGGGCCACGCCCGAAGGGCTTTGCGGCACGGTTGCGCCGGTTGCGGGGGGTTTGCCCCTGGTGCGGGTAGGCGCTCGAACGGCCATGGTTCGGGCCTAGAAACGCAATCAGCCGGCGGGGGAGTACCCCCCACCGGCTGGCGGCGTTTGTCGTCGTCGCGGCCCCCCGTTGAGGCGCGGCGGTTTTAGAACCGCACCTCAACACCGACGTCGACGCCATTCATAAAGATCGTTTGCTCCCCACCCTGCTTCAGCCCGATGTAGGGGAGGTAGTAGTCCACCACCTGCGAAGAGCGGGTGATGCTGTCGATGTAGGTCGCCGTGTACCCGGCGTTGATCGAGACCGCGTTGGTTAGCTGATAGCCAACCTGGGCGCGAAGCTCCACCAGCGGCGAGAAGTCTTCGTCCTGCCGGCCGTACCGCGAGTAGTGCGGCTGGGCGATCAGCGAGTTGTTCAGGCCGCCCGGCAGGGCGTCCTCGCCGACGCCGTTGGTCTGATCCAGGTCCTGGATGTTCCAGCCGAACATGAACCGGGCGTCGAGGTCGGTGCGCCACTTGGCTTGCTGGTACACCCACTTCAGGCGTAGCTGCGGTCCAACCAACTGGTTCTCCGTCCGCGTGTTGCTGAAGATGCGTCCCATCAGGTCGGTGCGGCCGTCGAAGCTGAACTCGTCTTCCATGCGGAAGAAGCGGACGCCGTAGCCAACCTCAAAGTGCTGGTTCTGGTGCTTCTGCATGTGGTGGCGGTTGCCCAGCCGGTGCGATCGCATGATCTCCACGCTGTTGACGTTCGTCACGTTCCGCACCTGAAGGAAGTCAAACCGCAGGTTGAACGAGTGGAGGTCGCCGTAGTCGATCGCGGTGGCGTCGGCGATGCCGTCGCCGTTGGTGTCTACCACGAAGAAGGTGCCGCCGTTGAAGTTCGTGTCGTCGATGATGCCGTCGCCCGTGCCGCTGGGGCCGTTGTTGGTGGCGTCGACGCCGAACGGGATCACCTCAACGAAGATGCCGGGCAGCCCGGGCACCGGGAAGAACCCTGGCACGCCGTCCTGCAGGTCCGCCGCGTCGGCGTAGTCACGCCAGCCTTGGAGGAACCGTTCCGGAGTGCGGAAGTTGACGTGTACGCTCCCGAACCCGTTCAGGCTCTCGAAGACGATCGGGTTGTCCGGATCGGAGAAGTCGTCGGGCGGCACGAAGCCATAGGTCTCGTGCGTCTGCCACTCTTGCTGGTCGAGGAACGTGAACGACCAGGCGACGTCGTCCTGCACGTAGCCAATCTCGTAGCGTTCGCCGGCCGAGAAGTCGGCCCCTGGCGGGGCGTCGTTGATGTCGTTCTGGATCGTGTAGGTAGGCACCGTGGTCGTCTCGTCGTCGACCAACGCGTCCGGGATGAAGTCGATCGGCTGGTTCGGCGGGGTGGGGTTGATCGGATCGCGGTGCGTCAGATTGCGGAAGATCTGTTCTGACTGATAGGTCAGCCCCGCTTCGCCGATGGTGGTCTTCACGCCGTTCATCGCCCAATAGGTGCGGGAGATGCTGCCGTAGAAGCCCTGGTCGGAGTAGTTGCCCATCTGGCCGTCGAGGTCGATGTCGACCGGTTCGAACCACTCGTAGTTGGGCTCGCTGTAAAACGGCTCCGTGATCATCTCTTCGGCGTACGCCGCGAGAGGGAAGGCTGTCACGGACGCCAAGGCGGCCAAGATTAAACGGAGTCGAGTGGGGGACATCGGCTTCCTCTACCCAGTGTCTGCGGAGGCAAACGCACTCCGACTGCGGCGCCCTGTGCGCCCGAGCCGGTGCTGTGTGGGTAGTATCGGGACCGCCGGTCGCAACAGTTGAGTAAGATCGGTAAAGGCTGCCGGTTTTCCGGACTTCGCCGGTAGCGTCGAGCGTTCCGCGCCGCTGCAGGCGCCGCCGCCCCGGCGGTGGCCAGCGGCTAGCCGCAGCAGTGTGCGGCTCCACCGCCCGGCTCGATCTACAGCCGCGCAGAAAAAAAGCCCCCGCAGGTGGGGCAGAGACCTGCGGGAGCCGGGCGTCGAGCGCTACCGCTGACAATAAGAAGATTAGAGTCGATGCGGCCGCATTTCAAGCTGTCGACACGTTTTTTGCCCGGGTCAAGGGAGAAAAACCCTAACAAATTGCCAATCTGTCGAAAAAACCGTATGGTTTTATCTCCGGCGCGGCCCCCAGGTCGTCCGTAGCTGCCCCTCTCCCCGGCTTCCAAAATGCGTCTTTTGCTCCGTTTGATCGCGTCTCCCAGGGTCCAAGTCCTTGCCTGGGCGGCCGCGTTGGCCGCGGCGCAGGCCTTGGCGAAAGAAGCCCCGGATGCCCAGCCCGCCGGCCAAGCCGGCAAGCCGCCCGCTGCGGAGCAGTTGCCCGGAGACTCCTGGGTGCGATTGGCGACCGATCCGAAGGGGCGCCCGCTGGGCCTGCAAACGGCGATCGTCCGCTATCAAAACGCCGACGCCTCGGTCGAAGTCGACTTGATCGGGGCGATCCACGTAGGGGACCTGG from Pirellulimonas nuda includes:
- a CDS encoding BBP7 family outer membrane beta-barrel protein yields the protein MSPTRLRLILAALASVTAFPLAAYAEEMITEPFYSEPNYEWFEPVDIDLDGQMGNYSDQGFYGSISRTYWAMNGVKTTIGEAGLTYQSEQIFRNLTHRDPINPTPPNQPIDFIPDALVDDETTTVPTYTIQNDINDAPPGADFSAGERYEIGYVQDDVAWSFTFLDQQEWQTHETYGFVPPDDFSDPDNPIVFESLNGFGSVHVNFRTPERFLQGWRDYADAADLQDGVPGFFPVPGLPGIFVEVIPFGVDATNNGPSGTGDGIIDDTNFNGGTFFVVDTNGDGIADATAIDYGDLHSFNLRFDFLQVRNVTNVNSVEIMRSHRLGNRHHMQKHQNQHFEVGYGVRFFRMEDEFSFDGRTDLMGRIFSNTRTENQLVGPQLRLKWVYQQAKWRTDLDARFMFGWNIQDLDQTNGVGEDALPGGLNNSLIAQPHYSRYGRQDEDFSPLVELRAQVGYQLTNAVSINAGYTATYIDSITRSSQVVDYYLPYIGLKQGGEQTIFMNGVDVGVEVRF
- a CDS encoding aminotransferase class I/II-fold pyridoxal phosphate-dependent enzyme, coding for MTWQGFEPLTIPSDAPDLVSLLRERATRYPGERAFTFLVDGETQRQHINYGQLDAKARAVATELQGRNLAGERALLLYPSGLDFIAAFFGCLYAGVVAVPAYPPRRNRNLTRIQSILKDASPKVALTTAEAWARIEPMIHDQPALLDVPWISTDKLDVSIGDKWRRTRVTPDTLAFLQYTSGSTGTPKGVMLSHGNLLSNTKYISDAFKPTTSGQGVTWLPLYHDMGLIGGVIQPIYFARPNTLMTPTHFLQKPLRWLKAVSDTGAVISGGPNFAYELAAERISDEEAATLDLSQWSVAFNGAEPVRAETMEKFSRKFAVAGFQSRGFLTCYGLAESTLMVTASDKYSEPVVRSYDAEAMKQGVARSMADSTGGAALTVVSSGVTSTGQRVAIVDPETHEEQPERIVGEVWVAGPSVAQGYWRRDELSRETFAATTASGRGPFLRTGDLGFLDGDELFISGRLKDLIIINGANHYPQDLELTVEHAHPYLPPSSGAAFTVGEDGREKLVLVHEAGRDRRIDIEEVFTAVRKAISEMHDVAPAAIVLIKPNSIPKTSSGKIQRHACRQAYLDGTLSVSAEWSATGGVTVHGRRRAAADADATEPTPPAPPAATADTNGQPPRKAPAATERTDIVDRVLATVRAVAKERSAGLTLDSDIPSLGLDSLERMEIVAALEDDFGGRFPEEAILGMETCRDVVRAVEQHLVSPDATKPTARQVLPGDYNFAESPEYQRLAESIRMAEGAGFGNPYFTVHEGLTNDTALIGGREYINFSSFNYLGMSGDPAVATATKAAVDRFGTSVSASRLVSGEKTIHLELEQLISKTLHAEDAIAMVGGHATNETVIGHLFGPGDLVLHDSLAHNSIVQGARLSGALRRAFPHNDHQACAELLERYRGEYRRVLIAVEGVYSMDGDFCDIRKFVELKNEHQCNLYVDEAHSLGTMGERGLGMSEYADLSPGDVDIWMGTLSKGLGSSGGYIAGSAEMIRYLKYTAPGFVFSTGLSPPDTAAALKALQLLLAEPQRVERLRRNSELFLSLAKQAGLNTGMSGGTPIVPIITGNSILAIRLSRMMFARGVNVQPILHPAVEEERARLRFFINALHTEDQIRQAAALLVECYEEATGESAGRASKAATASATAR
- a CDS encoding WXG100 family type VII secretion target; the protein is MSQAIVDPAELRRFANNLRKFNQELEERMGALSAQLHALSATWRDQEHKKFVEDFEEQTKAIARYVESTNDHAPFLLRKADRIDEYLQQR